The following coding sequences are from one Desulfosporosinus orientis DSM 765 window:
- a CDS encoding radical SAM protein, translated as MRYEGTVYRPPSEADSLLIQATIGCPHNQCTFCGMYRKTKFRIRSVAEIKEDLREARNYFGNDVQSVFFPDGNTILMKTDQLAAILDYANQLFPQLKRMTVYGSAQYFKLKKQNEFHRLRNAGLTRIHSGMESGDDETLRNINKGCTSIEIIEEGCKVKETGIELSEYILIGIGGRERTKQHALESARVLNALTPDFVRLRTYVPWLGTPLYEDYQQGRFHLLSPHEAIKETHLLVANLTGSFQLYSDHVSNFAWVNGNIPKDKPDILETLEQLTKVPEDNFRQVDSRFL; from the coding sequence ATGCGTTACGAAGGAACGGTTTATCGTCCCCCTAGCGAAGCGGACAGCTTACTTATCCAAGCAACCATCGGCTGTCCTCATAATCAATGCACATTTTGTGGGATGTATCGCAAGACAAAATTCCGCATTCGGTCTGTGGCGGAAATCAAAGAGGATTTGCGAGAAGCGCGAAATTATTTTGGAAATGATGTTCAGTCCGTTTTTTTTCCTGACGGGAATACTATTTTAATGAAGACGGATCAACTCGCTGCGATTCTCGATTATGCCAATCAATTATTTCCTCAATTAAAAAGAATGACGGTCTATGGCTCAGCACAGTACTTTAAGCTGAAAAAGCAGAATGAATTTCATCGTTTGAGAAATGCCGGCTTAACTCGTATTCACTCTGGTATGGAGAGCGGAGATGATGAAACTCTTCGTAATATAAATAAAGGATGTACATCAATAGAAATCATTGAGGAAGGTTGTAAAGTTAAAGAAACAGGTATTGAACTGAGTGAATACATTTTGATAGGGATTGGCGGTCGTGAAAGGACAAAGCAGCATGCTTTAGAAAGTGCCCGAGTACTTAATGCATTAACTCCGGATTTTGTAAGATTGCGTACTTACGTTCCTTGGCTAGGTACTCCTCTTTATGAAGATTATCAACAAGGAAGGTTCCATCTGTTAAGCCCTCACGAAGCTATCAAAGAAACCCACCTTTTGGTAGCGAACTTAACGGGCAGTTTTCAACTATATAGTGATCATGTCTCGAATTTTGCTTGGGTCAACGGAAATATCCCCAAGGATAAACCCGATATTTTAGAAACCTTGGAACAGCTTACAAAAGTTCCTGAAGATAACTTCCGACAAGTAGATTCACGATTTCTTTAA
- a CDS encoding haloacid dehalogenase-like hydrolase produces MFKKNWLSKFSISLIVCLVMALSTVNLNPALASEDTSTQLTNLKILDKGNWAPATRQALQRLIQSNGLNSSDYNPNQKPYVVFDWDNTCVYADTEESTLIYQLENLKYKMTPEQFRIAFTSGNNASIPETDFLAPYLNEEGQPVNITKIANDVCNDYQFFWDNYRGLNPNAAHDMTLAEIKETEQLKDFEAKFWFTYSAMDITFGYDISWTWLLNFFTGYTPAELGNLVSEAVDYAALQDIKNVYFDSNLPGEAGIIKNSNPELGNYFRQGLRATQEIKDLMTTLRENGIDVYISTASLDGVIRGFASNPKYGYNVPADHVIGMRLNLDNHGRYLSTIPDPDTYAINAKHGKAVNINNLLVQEKGINPIMIIGDSDGDYEMMTDLSGYNDVYRINHLPPVKMVVIINRLKSGTIRELCVSAASQIGCPYPFILLQGRNENTGTWIPNEKTIKLGKSEPVLLK; encoded by the coding sequence ATGTTTAAGAAGAACTGGTTAAGCAAATTCTCAATTTCCTTAATCGTATGTTTAGTCATGGCGTTATCAACCGTTAACCTAAACCCAGCTCTGGCTTCTGAAGACACTTCAACTCAATTAACCAACCTAAAAATCCTAGATAAGGGTAACTGGGCGCCTGCAACTCGGCAAGCCCTGCAGCGTCTGATTCAAAGCAATGGTCTCAACAGTTCGGATTACAATCCCAATCAAAAACCCTATGTTGTCTTTGACTGGGACAATACTTGTGTTTACGCAGACACAGAGGAAAGCACCCTGATCTATCAGTTGGAGAATTTAAAGTATAAAATGACTCCCGAACAATTCAGGATTGCTTTTACCAGTGGTAATAACGCATCCATACCGGAAACTGATTTCCTGGCCCCTTATCTTAATGAAGAAGGACAGCCCGTAAACATCACTAAGATCGCCAACGATGTTTGCAATGATTACCAGTTTTTCTGGGATAATTATCGAGGGTTAAATCCCAATGCTGCTCATGACATGACCTTAGCTGAGATCAAAGAAACGGAGCAGCTCAAAGACTTTGAAGCTAAATTTTGGTTTACCTATAGTGCTATGGATATCACCTTTGGGTATGATATATCCTGGACTTGGCTCCTGAACTTTTTCACAGGCTATACTCCTGCAGAGCTCGGGAATTTAGTATCCGAAGCCGTAGACTATGCAGCTTTACAAGACATTAAAAATGTTTATTTTGATAGTAACTTGCCTGGAGAAGCAGGAATTATAAAGAATAGTAATCCTGAACTAGGAAACTATTTTAGACAAGGATTAAGAGCCACACAAGAAATAAAGGATTTAATGACAACCCTGCGAGAAAATGGTATTGATGTCTATATTTCTACAGCTTCCCTCGACGGTGTTATTCGAGGATTTGCCTCTAATCCTAAGTATGGCTATAATGTACCGGCTGATCATGTCATTGGAATGCGTCTTAATTTAGACAACCATGGACGATATTTATCCACTATTCCCGATCCTGATACTTATGCGATCAATGCCAAACATGGCAAAGCTGTTAACATTAATAACCTCTTAGTCCAGGAAAAAGGAATCAATCCTATAATGATTATCGGTGACAGCGACGGTGATTATGAAATGATGACAGATTTATCAGGTTACAATGATGTCTACAGAATCAATCACTTGCCTCCCGTAAAAATGGTGGTCATCATTAATCGATTGAAAAGCGGAACTATTAGGGAATTGTGTGTCAGTGCTGCCTCTCAAATAGGTTGTCCTTACCCCTTTATACTTCTACAAGGAAGAAATGAAAATACAGGCACCTGGATTCCTAATGAAAAAACGATTAAACTCGGGAAAAGTGAACCTGTCTTACTAAAGTAA
- a CDS encoding ABC transporter substrate-binding protein, which translates to MPYTRSKSITLLCLIILIGFFLVACVHEPIGQAEKEEEATEIEFWYGLSGHIGEVMKEFINEYNNLQKEVTVVGVAQGNYEKTAQALRAAIVRRKPPAVVLLEDQRMQFFANVGALSPLDSLIEHEPNFHKEDFVDSFIQQGEFNGHIYALPAYGTTQVLYYRKDIFKLAGIKPESLNTWEELAKAANKLTIKNNQEVLVYGWEPIQGPEDLIDAAISRGGTFLSPDGKTVLIDEPAWIDSWEYFRKAINEDKIMKVNYGGEGWEYWYATIHDVLQGRAAGYTGSSGDQGELDFSIIGAHVQPGWEGYDGFPRAVAHARALCIPQSVSQDQKEAAFAWIKYLTSSEVTARWSIKTGYLPVRKSAMQTESFQRFANHSPQIMVPYEQTKIATKVFYDPTGGKIYEALKVAAEKVEIQNVSAETALKEAKETSQLELEKVLAGGDYH; encoded by the coding sequence GTGCCCTATACACGGTCAAAAAGCATAACCTTGTTATGTTTAATCATCTTAATCGGATTTTTTCTCGTTGCTTGTGTGCATGAACCCATTGGACAAGCAGAAAAAGAAGAAGAAGCCACAGAGATAGAATTTTGGTATGGGTTAAGCGGCCACATTGGAGAGGTTATGAAAGAGTTTATCAATGAGTACAACAACCTGCAAAAGGAGGTGACAGTAGTAGGAGTTGCTCAGGGAAACTACGAAAAAACAGCTCAAGCGTTAAGAGCCGCCATTGTTAGGAGGAAACCCCCGGCGGTGGTGTTGCTGGAAGATCAAAGAATGCAATTCTTCGCCAATGTCGGTGCTTTAAGTCCCTTAGATTCTTTAATTGAACACGAGCCTAATTTTCATAAAGAGGATTTTGTTGATTCTTTTATTCAACAAGGAGAATTTAATGGTCATATTTACGCTTTGCCTGCTTATGGTACGACACAAGTTCTATATTATCGTAAAGACATCTTTAAATTAGCTGGTATTAAGCCTGAATCCTTAAATACCTGGGAAGAGCTGGCCAAGGCTGCTAATAAGTTGACTATCAAAAACAACCAAGAAGTTTTAGTTTATGGATGGGAACCGATTCAGGGACCTGAGGATCTCATCGATGCAGCCATCAGCAGGGGAGGAACATTTCTAAGCCCTGACGGCAAAACTGTTCTCATTGATGAGCCAGCTTGGATCGATTCATGGGAGTATTTTCGTAAGGCAATTAATGAAGATAAAATTATGAAGGTTAATTATGGAGGAGAAGGCTGGGAGTACTGGTACGCAACTATTCATGATGTTTTGCAGGGGAGGGCTGCCGGTTATACCGGCTCCAGCGGTGATCAGGGTGAACTGGATTTTAGTATTATAGGAGCACATGTTCAACCTGGTTGGGAAGGATATGACGGATTTCCTCGTGCTGTTGCTCATGCTCGCGCTCTATGTATCCCGCAAAGTGTTTCTCAAGATCAAAAAGAGGCAGCCTTTGCCTGGATCAAGTATCTGACAAGTTCAGAAGTGACTGCGCGATGGTCTATTAAAACAGGTTATTTGCCTGTAAGAAAATCTGCCATGCAGACTGAGAGCTTTCAGAGGTTTGCCAACCATAGCCCTCAGATCATGGTTCCTTATGAGCAGACTAAAATAGCGACAAAAGTATTTTATGATCCTACAGGAGGAAAAATTTACGAGGCATTAAAGGTTGCAGCAGAAAAAGTAGAAATTCAAAATGTCTCTGCGGAGACTGCTTTAAAAGAAGCTAAAGAAACTTCTCAGTTAGAATTAGAAAAAGTGCTTGCCGGGGGGGATTACCATTAG
- a CDS encoding peptidoglycan-binding domain-containing protein, protein MHNRNVIKGQYHCPLLKKGSSGASVKKMQIKLIAAGYAPGKIDGIFGPLTESAVLAFQKNCGLVQDGIVGKMTWTALGVSCEKPPENHCPTLAQGNTGPAVVKLQGLLKTKGFYKGNIDGIFGPLTKSAVLAFQATMGLVQDGIVGRKTWSALGVICW, encoded by the coding sequence TTGCATAACAGAAATGTCATTAAAGGACAATACCATTGTCCTTTGCTAAAAAAAGGTTCCTCCGGTGCAAGTGTAAAAAAAATGCAAATCAAGTTAATAGCTGCTGGATATGCCCCTGGAAAAATTGACGGTATCTTTGGGCCCCTTACGGAATCCGCTGTTCTTGCATTTCAAAAAAACTGCGGTCTAGTGCAAGATGGTATTGTCGGAAAAATGACTTGGACAGCCTTAGGAGTAAGCTGTGAGAAACCGCCAGAGAATCATTGTCCTACTCTTGCTCAAGGTAATACCGGTCCAGCTGTAGTGAAGCTGCAAGGCCTTTTAAAGACGAAAGGATTTTACAAAGGAAATATCGATGGAATCTTTGGACCACTTACAAAATCTGCTGTTCTCGCGTTTCAGGCAACAATGGGTCTTGTCCAGGATGGAATCGTAGGCAGAAAAACTTGGAGTGCTTTGGGAGTCATTTGTTGGTAA